A single region of the Tachyglossus aculeatus isolate mTacAcu1 chromosome X1, mTacAcu1.pri, whole genome shotgun sequence genome encodes:
- the LRRN1 gene encoding leucine-rich repeat neuronal protein 1: MAKISFGLIAGRLVLGLLISSLTESSIQSHECPQLCVCEIRPWFTPQSTYREATTVDCNDLRLTKIPSNLSSDTQVLLLQSNNIAKTLDELQQLFNLTELDFSQNNFTSIRDVGLANLTQLTTLHLEENQITEMTDYCLQDLSNLQELYINHNQISSISANAFSGLKNLLRLHLNSNKLKVIDSRWFDATPNLEILMIGENPVIGILDMNFRSLSNLRSLVLAGMYLTDIPGNALVGLDSLESLSFYDNKLVKVPQLALRRVPNLKFLDLNKNPIHKIQEGDFKNMLRLKELGINNMGELVSVDRYALDNLPELTKLEATNNPKLSYIHRLAFRDVPALESLMLNNNALNAIYQKTVESLPNLREISIHSNPLRCDCVIHWINSNKTNIRFMEPLSMFCAMPPEYKGQQVKEVLIQDSSEQCLPMISHDTFPNHLNLDIGMAVFLDCRAMAEPEPEIYWVTPLGNKITVETLSEKYKLSNEGTLEIANIQVEDSGRYTCVAQNIEGADTRVATVKVNGTLLDGTQVLKIYVKQTESHSILVSWKVNSNVMTSNLKWSSATMKIDNPHITYTARVPVDVHEYNLTHLQPSTDYEVCLTVSNIHQQTQKSCVNVTTKNAAFALDISDQETSTALAAVMGSMFAVISLASIAAYIAKRFKRKNYHHSLKKYMQKTSSIPLNELYPPLINLWEADSEKEKDGSAESKPTQVDTSRSYYMW, translated from the coding sequence ATGGCCAAGATTAGCTTTGGCTTAATAGCTGGCCGGTTGGTGCTAGGGCTACTGATAAGTTCACTAACCGAGTCTTCCATACAGAGTCATGAATGTCCGCAGCTCTGTGTCTGTGAAATCAGGCCCTGGTTTACACCACAATCAACCTACAGAGAAGCTACAACGGTTGACTGCAATGACCTCCGCTTAACAAAGATTCCCAGCAACCTTTCAAGCGACACCCAGGTACTTCTCTTACAGAGCAACAACATTGCCAAAACTCTGGATGAACTTCAGCAGCTTTTCAATTTAACCGAGTTAGATTTTTCACAGAATAATTTCACTAGCATCCGAGATGTGGGGCTTGCAAATCTAACTCAGCTCACTACTTTACATCTGGAAGAAAATCAGATAACTGAGATGACTGATTACTGCTTACAGGACCTCAGCAACCTTCAAGAATTATACATCAACCACAACCAGATCAGCAGCATTTCCGCCAATGCGTTTTCCGGCTTGAAAAACCTATTAAGGCTCCATCTAAACTCCAACAAATTAAAGGTTATTGATAGTCGCTGGTTCGATGCTACACCCAACCTTGAAATCCTTATGATTGGGGAAAATCCAGTCATTGGAATTTTAGATATGAACTTTAGATCTCTTTCAAATTTAAGAAGTTTGGTTTTGGCAGGAATGTACCTCACTGATATTCCTGGAAATGCCCTAGTGGGCTTGGACAGTCTAGAAAGTCTTTCATTTTATGACAACAAATTGGTCAAAGTTCCTCAGCTTGCACTCCGTAGAGTTCCAAATTTAAAATTCCTAGATCTCAACAAAAACCCAATCCATAAAATCCAAGAAGGCGACTTCAAAAACATGCTGAGATTGAAAGAACTGGGGATCAATAACATGGGGGAGCTGGTGTCCGTGGATCGATATGCCCTAGACAACTTACCCGAACTTACAAAACTAGAAGCCACCAATAATCCAAAGTTATCATACATCCATCGCTTAGCATTTCGCGATGTCCCAGCTCTGGAAAGTCTCATGCTAAACAACAATGCCTTGAATGCCATTTACCAAAAGACAGTAGAATCTCTTCCAAATCTGCGGGAAATCAGTATTCACAGCAATCCACTTAGATGTGATTGTGTCATTCACTGGATAAACTCCAACAAAACAAATATCCGATTTATGGAGCCCCTGTCAATGTTTTGTGCTATGCCACCAGAATACAAAGGACAGCAGGTGAAAGAAGTTTTAATACAAGATTCCAGTGAACAGTGCCTCCCTATGATTTCCCATGACACATTTCCAAATCACTTGAACCTGGACATTGGGATGGCTGTTTTCTTAGATTGTCGGGCAATGGCAGAGCCCGAACCAGAGATTTACTGGGTAACCCCACTCGGAAACAAGATCACCGTCGAAACTCTTTCAGAGAAATACAAGCTAAGCAATGAAGGGACTTTGGAAATAGCAAATATTCAGGTGGAAGATTCGGGAAGGTACACCTGTGTAGCTCAAAACATAGAAGGGGCAGACACCCGCGTTGCTACAGTTAAAGTGAATGGGACTCTTTTGGATGGTACCCAGGTGCTGAAAATCTATGTGAAACAGACTGAGTCTCATTCCATTTTAGTGTCCTGGAAGGTTAATTCCAATGTCATGACTTCCAATTTAAAATGGTCATCTGCCACCATGAAAATCGATAACCCTCACATCACCTATACAGCCAGGGTCCCCGTCGATGTTCATGAATACAACTTAACTCACTTGCAGCCTTCCACCGACTACGAAGTGTGTCTTACCGTATCCAACATCCACCAACAAACCCAAAAGTCGTGTGTTAATGTGACGACAAAAAATGCAGCTTTTGCACTCGACATTTCCGATCAAGAAACCAGTACTGCCCTGGCAGCAGTCATGGGATCCATGTTTGCAGTTATTAGTCTGGCTTCCATTGCCGCATACATCGCAAAAAGATTTAAGAGAAAAAACTACCACCACTCATTAAAGAAGTATATGCAAAAAACCTCTTCAATTCCACTGAATGAACTGTATCCTCCACTGATCAACCTTTGGGAAGCTGACAGTGAAAAAGAGAAAGACGGTTCGGCAGAGAGCAAGCCCACCCAAGTCGACACATCCAGAAGCTATTACATGTGGTAA